The Scomber japonicus isolate fScoJap1 chromosome 9, fScoJap1.pri, whole genome shotgun sequence genome includes a region encoding these proteins:
- the b3galt8 gene encoding beta-1,3-galactosyltransferase 2 yields MRVTFSWRLVKFLTVSAVLLLSAQVYVSRVTFSKHRPKPRPLPEEEYRVLSPQTYKYIFNQPAVCKGRSPFLVFMVPVAPFDTEAREAVRKTWGASGQDTLTLFYVGVPEGGQGSGIQDKLEEESRKHADIIQINFEDSYKNLTIKTMMMMNWLATHCPNAFYAMKVDADIFVNVFYLIRRLRSSPRQDYITGSLISDGKPRRESNSKWQVTEELYPEDSFPPYVSGAGYVFSADLAARISWASRFVRMIPLEDVYVGLCLHVLGVRPVYSRSLLTLRNLFEIQNLEYDRCIFAKLVLVNGFKPSKLLSAWEDFSQGHTSCYILLH; encoded by the coding sequence ATGAGGGTGACTTTCTCTTGGAGGTTAGTGAAGTTTCTCACTGTTTCAGCTgtgctcctcctgtctgctcaAGTCTATGTAAGCAGAGTAACATTTAGTAAACACCGACCAAAGCCGAGACCCCTCCCTGAGGAGGAGTACAGGGTCTTGTCCCCTCAAACATACAAGTACATTTTCAATCAGCCTGCAGTATGCAAGGGCAGAAGCCCCTTCCTGGTTTTTATGGTCCCGGTTGCCCCTTTTGATACTGAGGCAAGGGAAGCTGTCAGGAAAACATGGGGTGCTTCAGGTCAGGATACTCTAACTCTGTTCTATGTGGGTGTTCCTGAGGGGGGGCAGGGGTCAGGCATCCAGGACAAGCTTGAGGAGGAGAGTAGAAAACATGcagacatcatccagatcaacTTTGAGGACAGTTATAAGAATCTGACAATCAagaccatgatgatgatgaactggCTGGCGACCCACTGCCCCAATGCCTTCTATGCGATGAAGGTGGATGCTGACATCTTTGTGAATGTCTTCTACCTCATCAGGCGGCTGAGAAGCTCTCCACGCCAGGATTACATCACAGGGTCTTTGATCAGCGATGGGAAACCCAGAAGGGAAAGCAACAGTAAATGGCAGGTAACAGAGGAGCTGTACCCTGAGGACAGCTTCCCGCCTTATGTCTCAGGAGCTGGGTATGTCTTCTCTGCAGACCTGGCTGCCAGAATCTCCTGGGCGTCCAGGTTTGTCAGGATGATCCCTCTTGAGGATGTCTATGTAGGGTTGTGTCTACATGTGCTGGGGGTTCGGCCTGTGTACTCCAGAAGCCTGCTGACCCTGAGGAACCTGTTTGAAATCCAAAACCTGGAGTATGATCGGTGCATTTTTGCCAAACTGGTCCTTGTTAATGGATTTAAGCCATCGAAACTGCTGAGCGCGTGGGAGGACTTCTCACAAGGCCATACCAGCTGCTACATACTACTGCACTAA